CGTCGTCGAAGGCCCGGTCGACCACCTCGACCATGCCTCGTACCAGCAGTTCTGGGGCGGCAAGGCGGGCATCGACGCGACGAAGAAACTCCCCGAGGAGGGGTACGTACGGGACGGCGGCTGGCCGAACATGGTCGAGTCCGACCCGGAGACGGCGGCGAAGGTCGACCGCCGCTGGAAGGAGTACGGCCTGTGAGCAGTGCCGCCGCCGCAGTCCCTCAACCCGGTGGGACCAAGGCCTTCCTCCGGCTGGTGATGATCGAGCACTCGGTCTTCGCGCTCCCTTTCGCGTACATCGCCTCGCTGACCGCGATGTTCCAGCTGGACGAGAGCATCCACTGGGGGCGGCTGCTGCTGGTGACGATCGCGATGGTGGGCCTGCGCACCTTCGCGATGGCCTGCAACCGCATCATCGACCGCGAGATCGACGCCCGTAATCCGCGTACCGCGGGACGCGAGCTGGTGACCGGCGCGGTCTCGGTGAGGTCGGCCTGGACCGGCGCGCTGGTCGCCGTCGTCGTCTTCCTCGGGGCGGCCGCCGCGCTGAACCCGCTGTGTCTCGCGCTCGCCCCCATCGCGGTGATCCCGATGGTGGTCTATCCGTACGGCAAGCGGTTCACGAACTTCCCGCACGCCATCCTCGGACTCGCCCAGGCGATGGGCCCGGTCGGCGCGTGGATCGCGATCACCGGCCAGTGGTCCTGGGACGCGGTGATCCTCGGTCTCGCGGTCGGCGTCTGGATCGGCGGCTTCGACCTGATCTTCGGCTGCCAGGACGTCCAGGCGGACCGTGCGCAGGGCGTGATGTCCGTACCGGCCCGCTTCGGCATCCCGGCCGCGCTGTACGGCGCGCGCGTATCGCATGTCGTCACGACGGTTCTGCTGGTCTGGTACGCGCTGGCCACGGACGCGGGCGGGTTCTTCTGGCTGGGCCTGGTGATCGTCGCCGCGGCGTTCCTGTACGAGCACTCGATCGTGACGCCGCACGACCTGTC
This portion of the Streptomyces sp. NBC_01750 genome encodes:
- the mqnP gene encoding menaquinone biosynthesis prenyltransferase MqnP; its protein translation is MSSAAAAVPQPGGTKAFLRLVMIEHSVFALPFAYIASLTAMFQLDESIHWGRLLLVTIAMVGLRTFAMACNRIIDREIDARNPRTAGRELVTGAVSVRSAWTGALVAVVVFLGAAAALNPLCLALAPIAVIPMVVYPYGKRFTNFPHAILGLAQAMGPVGAWIAITGQWSWDAVILGLAVGVWIGGFDLIFGCQDVQADRAQGVMSVPARFGIPAALYGARVSHVVTTVLLVWYALATDAGGFFWLGLVIVAAAFLYEHSIVTPHDLSRLNRAFFTVNGFIGIALFGCALLDLLVRGLTV